The nucleotide window CCGACGAACACGATCTCCTTGCCGAACGCCTTGCGGCGGAAGATCGGGCCCAGCTGCCGGCCCATGCGCATCGAGTCCTGTACGGGCGTCCGCGGACTGGCGCCCCGCACGTCCCCGACGAGGGGGAGACGGCCCGGCGGATGCGGGATGCGGTGCAGCTCGGGCCAGCCCAGCTCGGCGCTACGGAAACCTTTGACGGCCGTGGCCTCCGTCGTGTCCGCCATGACGTCGTCTCCCTCTGCGGGCGTGCCCCGTTGACGTTGTTGTACGCGGGTTCAATAGCGCGATCAGTCTCGTCCCGTTGTTGAAGCCACGTCAAGTAAAGTGACCGCATGGCAGTCAACCCGGGGGAGCGGACGCGCCGTCGGCTCAGTACCGAGGAACGGCGGGAGCAGCTCCTCGCGGTGGGTGCCCGGCTCTTCTCCGAGAGCCCGTACGACGAGGTGTGGATCGAGCAGGTGGCGGAGATCGCCGGGGTCTCGCGCGGGCTGCTCTACCACTACTTCCCGACCAAGCGGGACTTCTTCGCGGCCGTCGTGGAGCGCGAGAGCGAGCGAATGCTGCGGATGCTGGCCCCGGCCCCCGGCCTGTCCGCGCGCGAGCGGCTGGCAGCGGGACTCGATGTTTTCCTGGCGTACGTCGAGGAGCACGCCCACGGCTACCGCGCCTTCCACCGTGCCGACGCCACGGGCGACCCGGCCGTGCGCAAGGTCTACCAGCGGGCGCTGGCCGTGCAGGAGGCGCAGATCCTGGAGACGTTCGCGACGGACGCGGAGTTCGGGGCCGCGCTTCGGGGACGGCCCGACGCGCGGATGGCCGTCCGGGGGTGGCTGTCCTTCACGACGGCCGTGTGTCTGGAGTGGCTGAGAGGTTCCGAGCTGTCCCGGGAGCAGGTGCGGGATCTGTGCGCGCGGGCGCTGCTCGGTGTGATCGAGCCCTGAGGAAGTCCTGAAGAAACCGGCGAATGCCGGATCGCGGTTGGCGTACGCCCCGATCTTCGATAGGTTAGGCAAGGCTTACCTAAGGGAGGTTTGGGATGGGTGACCGTCACACCTGGACGGCCGCGCCCGCCGCGGCGGAGCGTGCCCGCTCGGTGCTCGCGGCGGCGTGGTCCTGCTCGGTGACCGCGGAGGGCGGCCGGGAGGAGTTCCTCGGCGCGCACACCGTCACCGAGGACGGCCGGGTGCTCCTGTGCGCACCCGAGGACAGCACGCTCCTCACGGCCGCGATCTGCGCGCCGCGCGGC belongs to Streptomyces graminofaciens and includes:
- a CDS encoding TetR/AcrR family transcriptional regulator, which produces MAVNPGERTRRRLSTEERREQLLAVGARLFSESPYDEVWIEQVAEIAGVSRGLLYHYFPTKRDFFAAVVERESERMLRMLAPAPGLSARERLAAGLDVFLAYVEEHAHGYRAFHRADATGDPAVRKVYQRALAVQEAQILETFATDAEFGAALRGRPDARMAVRGWLSFTTAVCLEWLRGSELSREQVRDLCARALLGVIEP